ccagtgttcttgcctagagaatcccagggacgggggagcctggtgggctgccgcctatggggtcgcacagattcggacacgactgaagcaacttagcagcagcagcaaataaagGAACAGAGAAGCAGTCCTCTAAATCAGCAGTCCCCTAAATCAGCAGTCCCCAGCTCTTTCAGCACTAGGgactggtttcctggaagacaatttttctagaGACCTGGGTGCAGGGGGTAATTTCTGGATGATTCAAGGttattatatttcttttgaattttatttctatttttgttatgttgtgatatataatgaaataattattcaaCTCAtcataatgcagaatcagtgggagccATGAGCTTGTTATCCTGGAATGAGACTGCCCCATCTGGGGGTGATGGGAGAGCAAtgggagcagctgtaaatacagataaaGCCTCACTCACTGgcctgctgctcacctcctgctttGTGGCCTGGGTCCTAATAGATCAAGGACTGGTACTGGTCCTGGTATTGGTGTTGTGGACTCCTGCTCTCAACACAAGACATAGGACTTTCTATGAGACAAACCACCTAACTCCTCccacattttaaacaaataaatggtttaaaaaggaaggaggagactTTCATTTATTGAAAGTCCTAGAACAACCAAATATAACGTACAAATGTTCATCCTCTAGATCTAGATTCGAATAAATAAActgctaaagattttttttagaaGATTGGAGaagtttgtggttttcattctgtctgccttctgacgGATAAGGATaaaaggaagcatcactatgaacaaagctagtggaggtgatggaattccaactgagctatttcaaatcctaaaagatgatgctgtgaaagtgctgcactcactatgccagcaaattaggaaaacccAGCAGTGTCCATAGGacctgaaaaggtcagttttcattccaatctcaaagaagggcaatgccaaagagcgTTCAAACTAaagcataattgcactcatctcacatgctagcaaagtaatgctcaaacttcttcaagctaggcttcaacagtatgtgactgagaacttccagatgttcaagctagatttaggaaagtcagaggaaccagagatcaaattgccaacatccgctggatcattggaaaagctagagaattccagaaaaacatctacttctgcttcattgactacagtaaagccttggctgtgtggatcacaataaactgtggaaaattctgaaagagatggtgctgggagccaacacacgagaccctacccctaacaaggccataagggagaaaacctgacgggcaaggcggatcaggttttcagggatttcgaaaagctgcccccggcactcaccttaaagatgatctgtctttctgatgcctgcctcaatagactacgccctaatttctgtgacacaggcaggaaggccttccctgatctcttcccaaataagaatcaatttagaactttaatcaataagtttcccaggtggtggtattttatgagattattcagggtgaaaggagtgttttaatttaaactcctttgctggtagtttgttagccaaatgcatttatgctcttggtactaatatgcatgattgcttataatatcctaatcataaaatagcataaagaagctgattatataaaagccctaatagacatagagcctttttaaggggtaaaggagtcctattagaaaacataaggaaaattattctataggtggttattgggttgagatttgcttgctgtgttttgcttttaatgtgctaaggtagtgttatagaaaccattgttaatatagtttaagatctagagaaataaggacttagccctagtgtggtaacaatgagattgttgttaattgtcagccaggagtgctaggcagaggctgcctcactgaagccgcAAAGTCtgtatggggtaaacttcttagataaatgcaactgacaacttttgcagaagggttaatttttgtgttagcaaggatataattctactctgtactatttccctatAAGACTGCTACcattcagttaaggtcaccataaaaacggaaaacaggtttacattcacctgacctgcataaaatgttaatggccccaaggccagaagatcatgtgctaagaattactatagaattagaaagcaaaaaatcctacttttcctaaaaaacaaaattatgtaatgctaatcctgtgtaatcatgagtaagcatcttgtaccttgaaaCCATTCTGTGAAAGGGTATAAAACcggttgtcaaaaagtaaaacacagacttggccctatcaaggctagtctcacgtgtcttctctctctctcgcctatgccgttcatcctgagggtaccccctggatcctgctgaggctggaccccggcaagtgGCGCCACGAACAGGGAACCCGAAGGTAAGCCCCCCACTTTTCAGTTTTCGGGATGGCTAGGACCTCACTAGGGCGCTGCAGGCCCCCCTGCATAAGATAGGTAGGGTGAGGAAAGTGGGTACGTTTCAGTTTCCTTCTTCCCTACagatcctttcctttttcttcttctaattacTAACAAAAATGGGTAACAGTGAGTCAAAAGAAAGGCAACTTTTTATTGGAGTGATATTGCAACTATTGAACAAGAGAggtattaaagtgaaaaaggccaACATTCAATCCTTTTTCACATTTGTACAGGAACAATGCCCTTGGTTCCCAGAAGAGGGCACCGTTAACTTAGATACATgggaaaaggtgggaaaacagTTAAGAGATTATTATACTTTAAATGGACCGGAGAAGGTGCCCACCGataccttctccctgtggggCATGATTAGAGATGCCTTAGATCTGACTCACGAATCCGAAAAAGTAAAAGTTAAGGGAAATGAAGACGATGATGGGTCCCAACCGAACTATCAACAGTTAAGACAGATGttagctgctatgaacactgataGTCATCCAGAAGGTAGggatgaagaagaaaaacaactttCACCCCAAGATGAGggagatttagaaaaagcagaaactcGTTATCATTCTGATAAGGATTGGCCTTTTTCTGCCCAAGACGCTCCTAAAAGTTTAAGAGATAATCTCCAACTAGGCCTTCTGTAAAATCCAATTCTAAAAACCCTAAAGTATCCGTAGAACGGGATAAAAGAGGCATAGAGCGATTTCGACCCCCCATGCCTCCCCTTCCATATAGGGGTAAAGACCTTTCCTTAGGTTTTTCACAAAGAAGGGTGCTTTCAAGGCCTGAGGATGATTTTGACCCCTATCTTGAGGCTTGCTTTCCTGTATTATATGATACAGATGAAGAAAGCCCCACTTGGGAACCCCTTCCAATTAAACTGATTAAGGAACTCAAACAGGCTTGCTCCTTATATGGAACTACAGCCCCATATACCTTAACATTATTAGATGCTTTGGCAGCTAGATGGATGACCCCATATGATTGGAGGGCAGTTGCTAAGGCTTGTTTATCTGGAGGACAGTATCTACTTTAGAGAACTGAATATGAAGATTTGGCCCATAAGCTAGCTAGGGATAACTATAAATATGGTCCAAAATATATTGTGCAAGAAATGCGGGCAGGAATTAATGAATTTCAATCAGTTAGAGATCAAATGAATTTAGATAGAAAAGCTCTAGAACAAGTGACAGCTTGTGCTCTCTGGCATTCCTTGCCTCAAGGAAAAGAATTAACCTCTTCCCTATCTGACATAAAACAGAAACCAGAAGAGCCATATGAAGATTTTATATCTAGACTTATTGAAGGAATCCACAGGGTCACTCCTAGCGATGGAGCAGCTGAGATCTTAATAAAACAGCTAGCATTTGATAATGCAAATTCTATCTGCCAGACCTTACTTCACCCTATAAGAAAGTCTGGAGATATAGGAGAGTATATTAAGCAGTGCGCAGATGTAGGGCCAGCAATGATGCAGGGCGTAGCCATAGCTGCAGCTATAAAGGGTAGCTCTTATCAACAAGCAATACATTCCTTCTTTGCCGGCAAGGACAATCCTCACAAGGGCCACTCAAATAGTCAGGGACAAAATACTAATCGAAATAAAACctgtttttcctgtggtcagaTGGGACATTTCAGCCGTGCCTGCCCTCAAAAGGCCACCAATACTCCTTTGCTAAATTCTACCTCCACAGTTATGGCCCCCAATCTTCCTAGGGCCCCCTGCCCTCGCTGCCAGAGGGGATACCACTGGGCCAAGGACTGTAGATCCAAGTTCCCTAAAAACGGAACCTTGTTAGTTTCTGGCCAACAGTCGGGAAACAGATTGAGGGGCCAGCCTCAGGCCCCGACAACTATTGGGGCAACGACATTAAACCCATTCATACCCTTCGTCCCATCACAGAACTCATCAGAGCAACCCTAGGGAGTGCAGGACTGGACCTCTATTCCACCGCCACAACAATACTAACCCTGACTCCCCTGCTGTGAAAATTCCCACTGGTGTTCATGGCCCTTTGCCTAGAGAAACGATGGGACTGTTAATAGGCAGGAGCTCCACGTCCTTACATGGGATCACAGTGATTCCAGAAGTCATAGACTCAGACTATACTGGTGAAATTCAAATAATGGTGTCTCCCCCCACTAAGACTATTCAAATCTATAAAGGACAGAGAATAGCTCAGTTGCTGATGCTACCTTGTCATGCTGACATAAGAAAAGCAGCTTCAGCTGCCAAGCGTCAAGACGGGGGATCTGATTCAAGTGATTATGCCTTTTGGGTTACACAAGTTACTCTAAAAAGACCTATGAAAACAATCCTAGTTAATGGTAAAAATGTGACTGGCCTGCTAGACACGGGAGCAGACGTTTCCTGTATTGTGGGCAATGACTGGCCTAGTGCTTGGCCAACTCAAACCACAACTAATGAGTTGGTCGGCATTGGGAGAGCACCTTCAGTGACAGAGCTCACAAATTTTACCTTTGTATGTAGATAAAGACTGCGAAGGACATTTTCAACCTTATGTGATTCCTTCATTACCTTTTACTCTTTGCGGGAGAGATATTCTTGCTCAGATGGGAGTTTTGCTGTATTGCCCAGATGAAAATGTGGCTGCACAGATGTTACAGATGAATTATAATCCTTTTATGGGTCTGGGTAAAGATCAAGAGGGACAAATTGAACCAGTTGtcccaaaaataaaaagagagagacaaggcTTACTATATCCAAATTTATAGGAGAGGCCATTGTTCTCGCTGCTGACCCCATAGTCTGGAAATCTCCTGATCCGGTGTGGGTGGAACAATGGCCCTTAAATTCAGAAAAACTTTCAGCAGCATGACAATTAGTGGAAGAACAATTAAAGGCTGGACATATAGAGTCTTCAAATAGTCCATGGAACATGccaatttttgtaataaaaaaaaaaatcggggAAATGGAGACTCTTGCAAGATCTAAGAGCAATAAATGCCACTATGGAAGATATGGGAGCCTTACAGCCTGGCCTTCCCTCGCCTGTGGCTGTTCCCCAAGGTTACAATGTTATAGTGATTGATCTTCAAGATTGCTTCTTTACTATTCCCTTAGACCCTCAAGATAAAAAAAGGTTTGGGGGGTCTGAACCCGTCGTCCCTGGCGAGATGTAGGGGAGGCGGGTGGTGGTCGGTGCCGCGGTTTTGCCCCGGTGCTCAGCGGAGGTGGCCACGGTGCCGGCGGCCCAGGGTGTAGCGGGGATGACCTCTGATTCCCGGGGACCGCCGGCTCTTCGAGCCCCACCGGGCCCGCGCTCGCCGAGGCGGAGGGTCGGGGAAGCGTGGCCCCCGCCGCGGGCCACCAGGTAGGGTGAGGAAGGGTGAGCGAGGGGAAAACACAGGAAAGGACAGTGCGGATGGCTGTGAGGTGCCCTCACCTTCAGGCGCCTTGCGGGTCTGATCCGAAGATCATGCCTGGTGGATCCTTTTCGGAAGGAAGAAGAATAATATTTATTCCTTAAAGTGTGGAGGGCGCTTGCACCTAGAGTCCGAAATTGAGGTGCACGGGAGTATATAGAATTTAAGCCTTCTCTCAGAAGTGTGTTGGTAGAGTTAAAAAAGAAGACAGCTAACCAAAAGTCATCTGAAATTGTGACTGGCTGATAATCCCAGGACAAAATTAGAGATCACTACTCAAGCATAAGCCTCCACGAAGATGTTTGATTTAAAGGCTTGGGCTGAGTATGTTGTGGAATGGGCTGCAAAGGACCCATATGGCTTCCTTACAACAGTTATTTTGGCTCTGACTCCATTGTTTCTAGCAAGTGCTGTGCTGTCTTGGAAATTGGCCAAGATGATTGAGGCCAGGGAAAAggagcaaaagaagaaacaaaaacgtCAAGAAAATATTGCAAAAGCTAAACGACTAAAAAAGGATTGAAGGAATGAACAGGCTGTGTGTCCAGAGGAAAATTGTTCAGAAAATTATGCATCTTTGAAAGGACCCATTAAGGTTTCTGTTTGGATCTTATGACAGTATTACGAAACGAAGTCTGAGTCTATGGAAGAATCATGTCAGTTCTCACCTGTACTGTAGCAGCTTTTCGGCTTCAGTATAGAAGTCTGTTGACAGTTACTGTAAATTGGCATTTATTATGCTACAGATTCTTTTAACTGActttcatttgcctttttgcagctTATGTATGAATACTAAAATGAAAACATCCTGTGAAGAAAAGTGACTTTAGATTATGAACTCTATTCAAATAATGGCTTAAAATGTGGTCCTGTTCTGGACAGAGGAGATTAAGAATGTAAAAATCAAGAGCTGTTCTGAGCAGAAAAGCATGGTTTGGCTTAAAAGATACATGGTGTATTAATTACATCTCTTATCATTATTTCTTGGAATAGAATCATTTCTCATTTCCTCAAAGCAAAATAATATTATTCAATGAGTACTtctctattttctgtatttttcttactTTAGCTTTTGAGATAATGGTAATTACCAGAtagtctgcatttttaaaaatctaatcttATAAAGAATTTTCTTGTTATCTTAATTATGTAGAATACCACCTACCGGATATAATCATTTTTCTACTTATGAATACTGCCATTTTCTTAGAGATGACTTGAGTAGAGGAACAGTATGATTTAAAGCTTAAGAGCAAAAATGCCAAACCTGTAGTACCTTGGAACTAGTTTATTCTCACTTGTTGCTAAGTAGAAATGTGAAGTAGTTAACATGTCTTATCAGATAATTTGCTGATTATATAGATaccacttttgttttttattctattctttgttttaattCATGTGGTGGTGATGTCCTTTACTTTTTGATCAGACAGGTTCatggtgaaaattaaaatttcaactttCTTTTAAGGAACTTTTAAAGAGTTACAGTTATGTCATGTGTCATAAATGATAACAAAAGTCTTCACATTTGGAAAAATTTTGTTTGCATTGTATTAATTGTGTGAAAAAGGTGTAAATTATGTCAAAATGAGAATGTTCGAAATAAAGAGGTAAAGGATATTTCCTTCAGTTAAATAGTATAGTTGGAACTTTTTCCTCTTTAACATGGCTTTTTTAAATGCATGGttgataattttgttttcaataattAATATCTTATTAATGTTTTCCTCACCTCtgataatgaattttaaattgcAAAAAATTGTCCAGtagctttaatttaaaaatgaaactagatattgaaataaatttgatacttttttataaagagaaaaaaaaaaaaaaaggtttgcctTTAGTCTTCCCTCAGAAAATTTTAGACAACCTCATCAGAGATTTCAATGGAAGTTTCTTCCCCAGGGTATGAAAAATAGTCCCACGTTGTGTCAAAAGTTTGTGGACACTGCCCTACAAGGTATCAGGGAGAAACATCGGGATGTCTATCTAGTCCACTATATGGATGATATATTGCTAGCACACCTGGATAGGGTTTATTTACAGGAAGTTTTGATTAAATTACAAGAGACTTTGAATCGCTGGGGCCTAAAGGTGGCCCCTGAAAAAATCCAGGTGAATATGCCTATAACATATCTGGGAAGAATCCTAAATAATGAAACAGTTACTCATGTACCTTTGCAGCTTAGAAAAGATAATTTGGTTACTTTAAATGATTATCAAAAGTTGTTAggggtgctcgcttcggcagcacatatactaaaattggaacgatacagagaagattagcatggcccctgcgcaaggatgacacgcaaattcgtgaagcgttccatatttttttgggagaaaataatagcaaatgaagaaacagacaaaggattaatctcaaaaatatacaagcaactcctgaagctcaattccagaaaaataaatgacccaatcaaaaaatgggccagagaactaaacagacatttctccaaagaagacatacagatggctaacaaacacatgaaaaggtgctcaacatcactcattattagagaaatgcaaatcaaaaccacaatgaggtaccattacacgccagtcaggatggctgctatccaaaagtctacaagcaataaatgctggagagggtgtggagaaaagggaagcctcttacacagttggtgggaatgcaaactagtacagccactatggaaaacagtgtggagattccttaaaaaactggaaatagaactgccatatgacccaacaatcccacttctgggcatacacactgaggaaaccagatctgaaagagacacgtgcaccccgatgttcatcgcagcattgtttataatagccaggacatggaagcaacctagatgcccatcagcagatgaatggataaggaagctgtggtacatatacaccatggaatattactcagccgtcaaaaagaattcatttgaatcagtcctaatgagatggatgaaactggagcccattatacagagtgaagtaagccagaaagataaagaacattacagcatactaacacatatatatggaatttagaaagatggtaacaataaccctatatgccaaacagaaaaagagacacagaaatacagaacagacttttgaactctgtgggagaaggtgagggtgggatgtttcaaaagaacagcatgtatactatctatggtgaaacagatcaccagcccaggttggatgcatgagacaagtgctcgggcctggtgcactgggaagacccagaggaatcgggtggagagggaggtgggaggggggatcgggatggggaatacgtgtaaatctatggctgattcatatcaatgtatgacaaaacccactgaaatgttgtgaagtaattagcctccaactaataaaaaaattaaaaaaaaaataaaaataaaaaaaaaaattgaaaaaaaaaagttgttaggGGATATAAATTGGATTTGGCCCTTTTTAAAGTTGACTGCTTCTGATCTTATGCCTTTGTTTGACATTCTTCAAGGGGATCCAGACCCCACCTCTGCTAGAATGCTGACACCTGCAGCCAGGGAAGCCTTAATGAAGGTAGAAGAAGCTttagataaaaattatattaagagACTAGATTATAGTATGGCATGGCAGTTTATAGTGTTGCCCACAGCTGTGGCCCCTACAGGGGTGCTATGGCAGGAGGGTCCCCTAGAATG
Above is a genomic segment from Cervus elaphus chromosome 2, mCerEla1.1, whole genome shotgun sequence containing:
- the LOC122674294 gene encoding small integral membrane protein 15; amino-acid sequence: MFDLKAWAEYVVEWAAKDPYGFLTTVILALTPLFLASAVLSWKLAKMIEAREKEQKKKQKRQENIAKAKRLKKD